In Actinomadura luteofluorescens, the sequence GTGGATCGCCGGGTTCTGGCCGAACCGGCGGCCGATGCGGCGGGCCGCCCGCTGGGACGGCGCCGTCCCGCTGTTCGGCCCCGGCTCCCACGGCCGCGCGCCCGACGTCGAGGACGTCCGCGACCTGGCCGCCTACGTCCGGCGGCACCCGTCCTGCGCCGCATCGAACAGGGCCCGCCGGCGCTCTGACGTCACCGTCCCGTCAGGTTTCCCGTGAAACCGGCCGGGTGAACCGCGAGGTCAGCGACCGCGGGCCAGCACGTCGCGGGCCACGGCGTCGCGTTCGGCGGCCTCCTGCTCGGCCACGCGCCGCTCGGCTTCGGCGCGGGCGTCGTAGGCGGTCCGGGCGGCGGCGATCGCGCTCTGGTGCTCCTCGGTCCACACGACGAGCGACCGGATCGTCTCGTGCAGGGTCGCGCCCATCGGCGTGAGCGCGTAGTCGACGCGCGGCGGGACGGTCGGGTGGACGGTGCGGCTGACGAGCCCGTCGCGTTCGAGGTGCCGGAGCGTCCGCGCGAGCATCCGCTGGCTGATGCCGTCGATCCGGCGGCGGAGTTCGGTGAAGCGCAGGGTGCGCTGGTCGAGCAGCGCGATGACGAGCAGGGACCACTTGTCGGCGATGCGGTCGAGGATCTGCCGGACCTCGCAGTCGTTGCGGGTGTGCCACTGCAGAACGTCCTCGTCGGCGGCGGTGACCCCGCAGTAACCGGGGGACGCGAAAGTTCCGTCTTCCATGCTTCCCGATGGTGTCGGACGATGCTGCCGGTAACAAGAGGGAACCGGCACCCATCGGGGGAACCGGTGCCTCGGAGGAGAGGAGCCGGGTCATGTCCACATCCGCGTCCCGCATGGACGGCCGCGCCTGGGCGTCGCTGCTGGTCCTGTGCGGTGCGGTCTTCCTGGAGGGGATCGACGTGGCGATGCTCAACGTCGCGCTCCCGTCGATCCGGGCGGACCTGGGGCTTTCGACCGGGATGCTGAGCGGCGTCATCAGCGCCTACGTCCTCGGTTACGGCGGGTTCATGCTGCTCGGCGGGCGCGCCGCCGATCTGCTCGGCCGGCGGCGGGTGTTCCTGTTCTGGCTGGCGGTCTTCCTGGTCTTCTCCGGCCTCGGCGGCCTGGCCACCGAGGGCTGGATGCTGCTGGTCGCGCGGTTCGTCACCGGGGTCGCGTCGGCGTTCATGGCACCGGCGGGGCTCGCCCTCGTCACCGCGGCGTTCCCGGCCGGGCCTGCCCGGACCCGGGCGCTCGGCGTCTACGCGGGGACGGCGGCGGGCGGCTTCTCGCTCGGCCTCGTCGCGGGCGGCCTGCTGACGTCGCTCGGCTGGCGCTGGGTGTTCTTCGCGCCGGTCATCCTGTCGGCGCTGCTGCTGGCGGCGGCCGTCCCGCTGGTCGCCGACCCGGACGCCGCCGGGCCGAGGAGGGGCGCGCGCGGATTCGACCTGCCGGGCGCGTTCGCCATCACGGGCGCCATGCTGCTCCTCGCCTACGGGGTCGTCCGGCTGGAACGCCCCGGCGACGGCGCCGCGCTCACCGCGGCCGTCTTCGCGGGAGGACTGCTCCTCCTCGCCGTGTTCACCGTGATCGAGCGCCGGTCGCCGAGCCCGCTCGTCCGCCTCGGCGCCCTGCGGTCGGCCGCCCTCGTCCGGACGGACGCGAGCGCGCTGCTGTTCATCGGCGCCTTCGCGGGCTTCCAGTTCCTGATGACCCTGTACCTCCAGGAACTCCGGGGGTGGACGACGTGGCAGACCGGCCTCGGCATGCTCGTCATCGGCCTCGACACCGTGCTCGCCCCGACCTTGACCCCGCGCCTGGTGAACCGCTTCGGCAACCCGCGGGTTCTGCTGGGCGGCATCGTCCTCGCGGCCGTCGCCTACGGACTGTTCCTGCCGGTCGGGCTCGACTGGGCCTACACCGCCATGTTCCCGATCATGGCGCTGCTCGGTCTGGCGTTCGCCCTGGCCTACGGCCCGCTGACGATGGCCGCCACGGACGGCGTCGACGAGCGCGAGCACGGTCTGGCGGGCGGCCTGCTCTACACGGCGATCCAGTTCGGCGCGGCCCTCGGCCTTTCCGCCGTGACGGCCGTCCAGGTCGCGGCGCTCGGCGGTGACGAGTC encodes:
- a CDS encoding LLM class flavin-dependent oxidoreductase; its protein translation is MDEGLGLLERYWSGEPVTHHGRHYRVEDVALLPATAQRPRPPVWIAGFWPNRRPMRRAARWDGAVPLFGPGSHGRAPDVEDVRDLAAYVRRHPSCAASNRARRRSDVTVPSGFP
- a CDS encoding winged helix-turn-helix transcriptional regulator, with the protein product MEDGTFASPGYCGVTAADEDVLQWHTRNDCEVRQILDRIADKWSLLVIALLDQRTLRFTELRRRIDGISQRMLARTLRHLERDGLVSRTVHPTVPPRVDYALTPMGATLHETIRSLVVWTEEHQSAIAAARTAYDARAEAERRVAEQEAAERDAVARDVLARGR
- a CDS encoding MFS transporter, whose amino-acid sequence is MSTSASRMDGRAWASLLVLCGAVFLEGIDVAMLNVALPSIRADLGLSTGMLSGVISAYVLGYGGFMLLGGRAADLLGRRRVFLFWLAVFLVFSGLGGLATEGWMLLVARFVTGVASAFMAPAGLALVTAAFPAGPARTRALGVYAGTAAGGFSLGLVAGGLLTSLGWRWVFFAPVILSALLLAAAVPLVADPDAAGPRRGARGFDLPGAFAITGAMLLLAYGVVRLERPGDGAALTAAVFAGGLLLLAVFTVIERRSPSPLVRLGALRSAALVRTDASALLFIGAFAGFQFLMTLYLQELRGWTTWQTGLGMLVIGLDTVLAPTLTPRLVNRFGNPRVLLGGIVLAAVAYGLFLPVGLDWAYTAMFPIMALLGLAFALAYGPLTMAATDGVDEREHGLAGGLLYTAIQFGAALGLSAVTAVQVAALGGDESPEARLDALRAALAVPFAAAVAAALITAFGLRARPAKAAEPAQESVKTAA